In one Watersipora subatra chromosome 6, tzWatSuba1.1, whole genome shotgun sequence genomic region, the following are encoded:
- the LOC137398542 gene encoding small ribosomal subunit protein uS7-like, translating to MADDWAAEAAEMEPTVNTVEIPEVKLFGKWPTDEVQVGDISLTDYIACKGKWSKYLPHSAGRYSVKRFRKAQCPIVERLACSLMMHGRNSGKKLMTVRIVKHSFEIIHLLTGENPLQVLVNAIINSGPREDSTRIGRQGTVRRQAVDVSPMRRVNQAIWLLCNGARQASFRNIKSIAECLADELINAAKGSSNSSAIKKKDELERVAKGNR from the exons ATGGCAGACGATTGGGCAGCCGAAGCTGCCGAAATGGAACCTACCGTAAATACAGTAGAGATACCCGAAGTCAAATTATTTGGTAAATGGCCAACAGATGAAGTGCAAGTGGGAGATATCTCACTGACAGATTACATTGCTTGCAAG GGAAAGTGGAGCAAGTATCTGCCTCATTCCGCTGGTCGATACTCCGTAAAGAGATTTCGCAAAGCTCAGTGTCCAATTGTTGAGAGATTGGCCTGTTCTCTCATGATGCATGGACGAAACAGTGGAAAGAAGCTCATGACAGTGCGAATTGTCAAGCATTCGTTTGAGATCATTCATTTGCTCACTGGAGAG AATCCTTTGCAAGTGCTTGTTAATGCCATCATCAACAGCGGACCAAGAGAGGATTCGACACGTATCGGAAGACAAGGTACAGTGCGTAGACAGGCTGTCGATGTCTCGCCTATGAGAAGAGTCAATCAGGCTATATGGCTGCTCTGCAATGGTGCTCGACAAGCTTCCTTCCGAAACATCAAGTCGATTGCTGAATGCCTCGCGGATGAGCTCATTAACGCCGCGAAG GGATCGTCAAACAGCTCCGCTATAAAGAAGAAGGATGAATTAGAGAGAGTCGCCAAGGGTAACAGATAA